In Malaclemys terrapin pileata isolate rMalTer1 chromosome 10, rMalTer1.hap1, whole genome shotgun sequence, the DNA window CTTGTATCcatagttgttgggttttttgttctgTTGGTGGCTCATTCCATCATCTGACACAGTCTCCTCTTTGTGACATTGacaccagtgcttaatttttcCCAGGGCTGATCCCCGAGACCTCTCgtcttggcagttcagagccccggcacttccgggcttgctgcatcagttacgaATATAAAAAaatttgcttgagccccagcacctctttcattacagatTAAATGCTGATTGACACCATCTCCACAGCAGCTGACTGTGACGTCACTGATGGCAGAAATCAAGTGGAGAATATGTTTCAGGAGGATTCAACCAATTGCAAGATCTTGTTTTCTTGAAAAGTTCCTAATTCCCCAACGTGAGGAAAGTAAAATTCATGTATGTAAAATACATAGTTAAGCCTAAATCAAAGAGCTTTTCCGAGTTTCTCTTGAACAATCCGCTGCTCTCAAATGAGTTTTGATCAGAAAAAGTACTACTTTGTTGAGGGAAAAGCAGCGATCAAGTGACCGTAAGGTGCTGACCTGGGTTCAGTTGTCAATCTCCCATACTCCAAGCTAACTGGGTTAATGTAGAGGAAGGGTTGTCTCTGTGCTCTGTAGCTTAATTCTGTGTTTCCTGTTAACAGGATCATCTTGTCCTCCACGGAGTGTTACATTGTGCATGAAatctacaatggggataatgctcaGGACCAGTTTGAGTACgagctggagcaggccctggaaGCCCAGTACAAATATATAGTGATAGAACCCACTCGCATCGGTGACGAGACCGCTCGCTGGATCACAGTTGGGAACTGCCTGCACAAGACCGCCGTCCTAGCGGGCACCGCTTGTCTCTTCACCCCTCTGGCGCTTCCAGTAGATTATTCCCATTACATCTCCCTGCCTGCTGGCGTGCTGAGCATGGCCTGCTGCACCCTCTACGGTATCTCCTGGCAGTTTGACCCTTGCTGCAAGTACCAAGTGGAGTATGATGCCTATAAACTTTCCCGCCTGCCCCTGCATACGCTCACTTCCTCCACTCCTGTGGTGCTGGTGAGAAAGGATGACCTGCACAGAAAGAGACTGCATAACACGATAGCACTCGCTGCCCTGGTGTACTGTGTAAAGAAGATCTATGAACTCTATGTTGTATGACTTCAGTAGGGAAAAGAGAAATCCACAAAGACAAGTGTATTAAGACTCCCACagtaacatttttttcctctgagaAGCAGTGGAGACTGGGAAGGCGTTTGGTTTAATAgagttgttatttttaaaataacacctCACTGATGCACCAAGGTTTTTCAGTTCTTCATTACTCTTAAGAAGTGGATCTGCAGTGACTTGAGAGCTGTACGCTAGGCTGTGGGAGCCAAATCCAGCAGTGGAACGTTGATGGAAGAAAACTATATAAAGGGGGTGTGAaaggtttttttggttgtttttttgggaAACTTTTAAGTATATTGTTTAATTGTATACACAGAACCAGCCCAAAGTTATCATTGCCCAttaaaagatgagaatttcaAATGCTTTTGCGCTTTTTACTACTAAAATGGCTCCTTTTTGGAGTTTGGTTCAAGTGGGGAGGGGACCTAACATTTTGCCATGGTAATTCACACTACTTATATACACAGCAGCAGTGCCCATGTGACCTTGCAGTCTGATGAAGGGATGGCTTTGAGGTTTGTGACCTTCTGTGCATCACCAGTTGCTTCTTGGTGAAGGGGGCCAGTTGTGACGGTATTTATGATGATCTATCTCCAGCACTGATGCTCTGTTCTTAGACTGCAGTGCTGTTCTGCCGCTTTCCCCCTGAGCTCAGTGGGAACTGGTCTAAATTTCCTGTTGGTGCCAAGCACTTCTTGCTCAACTTACATACAGTTCTTCTCCAGTGTGGACATATCTCCATTGGGTGTAAGATTAAGTTCTCTTGGTGTGGTAGGTAAGTCTTAAACTGCATGGGAGTTAAGGACTCCAGAGGGGAGCAGCTGACAACTTCACCCTTGTCATATTTTGTTACTGTCGCGCACATTTGTGCAACCACTATGTGAAATTAAAATAGTATTAGCAACATGTGCCCTGATCATTTACTTTCTTTGGCATTGGTGGTAACATCTAGAGGAACTTGCCGTCAGTGCAAGAAGCCATCTACTGAACTGTGTAATTGCTAAGTAATTATACCCTATTCTGGAATTTAAAAGAATTCAATCTAGTGCATAAATTCCTGTTTCCTAGCTGGAAACAGTCAAAATCTGCAGGAATGAAAAGCATTTGTAACTGGCCAAGctttcaaaactgcattttcaagAGGAGTAGACACAGGCGTCTGGCTCCTCCTGCCAGATGGGATGGCAGGTGTGATCGGCTATAGAAAGGCAGCTCTGCTTCCCGTGTTTGTCCTGGACATGAGAGCAAAGCCCTGTAACCTGAACCAGGTATGTACAGGTGTACGGCCTGCTTAAATAGCTGTTGCAACTTGACCTCCAAAGCTGAGGCACTGACCTTGGAATGGAGTCACACAAGGTCAGAGACCAAACtaaactcccctttctccataTGGCACAGCAGGCCAGAAAACTCCCTGTCACGTCGAAATTTCAGCAGCatagtttggctgaggtctggGATTTGTAGTCTTCTGTTTTCATTTAAGCATCTGGTATGGAAGGCAAAGCTTTTGTTTCAGGCATATGTCCTCTCCCTGCAGGGATACAGGTAAGGCTATGTTTATGTCGTGAAAGTCACATCCCTGACTTCCGGAGACCTCCAgaacattctctgcttcagcctcaGGGGCTGCAGAACTCGAGCTTACAGCCAGTGaggccctcctcagggttccagggACAGGGGGACACCTCGGTCGAGTggctgggggtgtcccatttCCTCTtcgggaaatatggtcaccctgcagcttccagcggCCGTGGGCAGAGGGAGAACctcagagctcccagccaccacggtggtgggggaaaccatggagctgcagcagcaaaagtcacacagGTCACGGCttctatgaatttttgttttattgcccgtgacctgtctgtgatttttactaaaaataaccatgacacaaTCTTAGCTTTAATGACAGGCTAATGCTTCACAGCCCCCAAACAGCGTTTAAGTAACTCAAATGCTCAGATTTAGAAATGCCTATAAACAATGCCAAATGGAGGCTTTAAAGGGAGTTCTTGTGGAATCAGGACTCAATTCACTTTTCTGACTCTTGGGCCTGGGCTGGCCTCACTCGACAATGGCCATTGTGAAAGCCCTGGCCTTTGTTCTGTTACAAAAGCTGCTAATACAGCTATCTCCAGCCAAGGTTAAAAGTAGCTGAGATGTCAGAGCTATTTTATTTATAGCAACAAGGAGCAGCTGCCTGCACTTTTTCTTTGTGTAGGGGGAGAAGAAACAAATGCTTTGGGCCCAGCCTGGGAGTTGTGCTTTTCCAACTCTTTCGTTTCTCAAGTCTTGCCTTAAAGTCATCTGGAACGTACCACTTGGCAGATGGTATCTAGCTGGCTTGGACTCCTGCTGCTGCACAAGGCGCTGGAATATTTCTGCACCTACCTCCTTTAGCAATGCTGTACAAAGCAGAGGTTCCTGCCTGACGGGGAGAACTGGCAAGACCACTCATTTCCTTTCACT includes these proteins:
- the TMEM11 gene encoding transmembrane protein 11, mitochondrial isoform X2 produces the protein MAAWGRRRAGPGSTSSGSGGRERIILSSTECYIVHEIYNGDNAQDQFEYELEQALEAQYKYIVIEPTRIGDETARWITVGNCLHKTAVLAGTACLFTPLALPVDYSHYISLPAGVLSMACCTLYGISWQFDPCCKYQVEYDAYKLSRLPLHTLTSSTPVVLVRKDDLHRKRLHNTIALAALVYCVKKIYELYVV
- the TMEM11 gene encoding transmembrane protein 11, mitochondrial isoform X3 encodes the protein MIILSSTECYIVHEIYNGDNAQDQFEYELEQALEAQYKYIVIEPTRIGDETARWITVGNCLHKTAVLAGTACLFTPLALPVDYSHYISLPAGVLSMACCTLYGISWQFDPCCKYQVEYDAYKLSRLPLHTLTSSTPVVLVRKDDLHRKRLHNTIALAALVYCVKKIYELYVV
- the TMEM11 gene encoding transmembrane protein 11, mitochondrial isoform X1 translates to MGPSAAQSMVGVVGRSGGGRAPPLAPAPRPGLHFPAGSGAGRGPLGGETFATRAESLQDGGVGKEARWPRQHQQWQRRIILSSTECYIVHEIYNGDNAQDQFEYELEQALEAQYKYIVIEPTRIGDETARWITVGNCLHKTAVLAGTACLFTPLALPVDYSHYISLPAGVLSMACCTLYGISWQFDPCCKYQVEYDAYKLSRLPLHTLTSSTPVVLVRKDDLHRKRLHNTIALAALVYCVKKIYELYVV